From a single Azospirillum thiophilum genomic region:
- a CDS encoding SDR family NAD(P)-dependent oxidoreductase, translating to MDLHPALSPGRTAVITGAASGIGLAITCPPGDTAYNTSKAGVKVVTEALAHELRNTDGCQVTAHLLIPGFVYTGLTRARGVTEKPAGAWTAEQVVDFMLPTMAAGDFYILYPDNDVTREMDNRRIRWAAEDIVRNRPPLSRWHPDFQDAFGAYMAADNPQE from the coding sequence ATGGACCTGCACCCAGCCCTTTCTCCCGGCCGCACCGCCGTCATCACCGGAGCGGCCAGCGGCATAGGGCTCGCCATCACCTGCCCTCCCGGCGACACCGCCTACAACACCAGCAAGGCCGGGGTTAAGGTGGTCACCGAGGCGTTGGCTCACGAACTGCGCAACACGGACGGGTGCCAAGTCACCGCACACCTGCTGATCCCCGGCTTCGTGTACACCGGCCTCACCCGCGCGCGCGGAGTGACCGAAAAGCCCGCCGGCGCCTGGACGGCGGAACAGGTCGTCGATTTCATGCTGCCCACCATGGCGGCCGGAGACTTCTACATCCTGTACCCGGACAACGACGTCACGCGCGAGATGGATAACCGGCGCATCCGTTGGGCTGCCGAGGACATCGTCCGCAACCGGCCGCCGCTCTCCCGCTGGCATCCAGATTTCCAGGATGCCTTTGGCGCCTACATGGCTGCCGATAATCCGCAGGAGTGA